A region of Sulfurimonas sp. DNA encodes the following proteins:
- a CDS encoding cytochrome C, with product MKKIILALAVSSVFAFASETTVNATMSLMTQGMNQVQNGFLYSDKKAIAEGIKTIESANSIFTKVDVSTFIKNNSKIQVTNNINKHLTADLKAFKKALKSENYTDATKQYGKVLTNCIACHKIIRGW from the coding sequence ATGAAAAAAATTATTTTAGCACTGGCTGTAAGTTCTGTATTCGCTTTTGCAAGTGAAACTACTGTTAACGCAACGATGAGTTTAATGACACAAGGTATGAATCAAGTGCAAAATGGATTTTTATACAGTGATAAGAAAGCAATTGCTGAGGGAATTAAAACAATAGAAAGTGCAAATTCTATTTTTACAAAAGTTGATGTATCTACTTTTATTAAAAATAATTCTAAAATACAAGTTACTAATAATATAAATAAGCATTTAACCGCTGATTTAAAAGCATTTAAAAAAGCTTTAAAATCTGAAAACTATACAGATGCTACAAAACAGTATGGAAAAGTTTTAACAAACTGTATCGCTTGTCATAAGATTATAAGAGGCTGGTAA
- a CDS encoding Spy/CpxP family protein refolding chaperone, with protein sequence MNKTIIISLGTSVLLVSSLLAISAQSNMKQGNGFTCKQHKMMKQGMNHKRGHGLVKMFMKLDLSDKQRTQIRSIIKDNMKSMPNPKTAFSNTGFNKEQFVKLANQKRDNKVERKAELIEKVYNVLNSSQKKDFKTMLDMRDIMKKNYIMQKSNN encoded by the coding sequence ATGAACAAAACAATAATTATAAGTTTAGGTACTTCAGTACTTTTAGTGTCATCTCTTTTAGCAATATCTGCACAATCAAATATGAAACAAGGAAATGGTTTTACTTGTAAACAACATAAGATGATGAAGCAAGGTATGAATCATAAGAGAGGACATGGTTTAGTCAAGATGTTTATGAAACTTGATTTGAGTGATAAACAAAGAACACAAATAAGAAGTATCATAAAAGATAACATGAAAAGTATGCCAAACCCTAAAACAGCATTTAGTAATACTGGTTTTAATAAAGAGCAGTTTGTAAAACTTGCAAATCAAAAACGAGACAATAAGGTTGAGCGTAAAGCAGAACTTATAGAAAAAGTGTACAATGTTCTAAATAGTTCTCAGAAAAAAGATTTTAAAACGATGTTAGATATGCGAGACATTATGAAAAAAAATTATATAATGCAAAAATCTAACAACTAA
- the rseP gene encoding RIP metalloprotease RseP, with protein MSILVSILVLSGLIFFHELGHYAAAKFMGVTVEVFSIGFGKRLFTFRKWDTEWSISAVPLGGYVRMKGQDDSDPTKKSLDADSYNVKTPMQKIFILLAGPVANFVLAFFLYFGIALGGPNILSPVIGEVVKDFPAFKAGLQENDIIKSIDGVNIITWEEMAKIISDSDGSLNIEIQRDGYLEFKTLTPSIQETTNMFNEVIQKKMIGIASAGVFHKLELSPSDTLSYATEKTIWASTMIFTGLKKLIVGEVPAKELGGVISIVKLTSDATAQGWMSVLFFAALISVNLGVLNLLPIPALDGGHIMFNLYEFIFRREASESVIIKLTIAGWVILFSLMGLGLFNDINRLMG; from the coding sequence ATGAGTATATTAGTATCTATTTTAGTCCTTTCAGGACTTATATTTTTTCACGAACTTGGTCATTATGCAGCGGCAAAGTTTATGGGTGTTACTGTTGAAGTTTTTAGTATAGGTTTTGGAAAAAGACTATTTACATTTAGAAAGTGGGATACAGAGTGGAGCATCTCAGCTGTTCCACTTGGTGGATATGTTCGCATGAAAGGTCAAGATGACTCCGACCCAACTAAAAAAAGCCTAGATGCTGATAGCTACAATGTTAAAACTCCTATGCAAAAAATATTTATACTTTTAGCTGGTCCTGTTGCTAACTTTGTTTTAGCCTTTTTCTTATACTTTGGTATTGCTCTTGGTGGTCCAAATATTTTATCTCCTGTAATTGGCGAAGTAGTTAAAGATTTCCCTGCTTTTAAAGCTGGTTTACAAGAAAATGACATCATAAAGTCCATAGATGGAGTAAACATTATTACATGGGAAGAGATGGCAAAAATCATCAGTGATTCGGATGGAAGTTTAAATATAGAGATACAAAGAGATGGTTATTTAGAGTTTAAAACACTCACTCCTAGCATACAAGAAACCACAAATATGTTTAATGAAGTTATACAAAAAAAGATGATTGGCATCGCTAGTGCAGGAGTATTTCATAAGCTTGAGCTATCTCCATCTGACACACTATCTTACGCAACAGAAAAAACTATTTGGGCATCTACTATGATATTTACAGGACTTAAAAAACTCATAGTTGGAGAAGTTCCAGCAAAAGAGTTAGGCGGTGTCATAAGCATAGTAAAACTTACTTCAGATGCCACAGCACAAGGCTGGATGAGCGTTCTGTTTTTCGCAGCTCTTATCTCTGTAAACTTAGGTGTTTTAAACCTACTACCTATCCCCGCACTAGATGGCGGGCATATCATGTTTAATCTTTATGAGTTTATATTTAGACGAGAAGCTAGTGAATCAGTCATCATAAAACTAACAATAGCAGGTTGGGTAATACTCTTTTCACTAATGGGCTTAGGTCTTTTTAACGATATTAATAGATTGATGGGTTAA
- a CDS encoding anaerobic ribonucleoside-triphosphate reductase activating protein has translation MNIGKENNLLSAKVIYDLTKFTHLDYENHLSCIVWFSSCNMRCDYCYNKEIVFSKNGDYSYNDVLEFLSTRINLLDAVVLSGGEATSHSLVEFCKEIKKLGFKIKLDTNGTNFLEIKKLIELELLDYIALDYKAPKNKFTKITHSNKYDEFSKTLDLIIDASISFETRTTLHNDLLNENDINKIIDDLVQRKYLGKYYIQRFLETDINIGNLSEASMEFDKSLLSDKIKVIWR, from the coding sequence GTGAACATAGGCAAAGAAAACAATTTACTGAGTGCTAAAGTCATATACGACTTAACAAAGTTCACGCATCTAGACTATGAAAACCATCTATCTTGTATAGTTTGGTTTAGTTCTTGTAATATGAGATGTGATTATTGCTACAACAAAGAAATAGTTTTTAGTAAAAATGGAGATTATTCTTACAACGATGTGTTAGAGTTTCTTAGTACTAGAATAAATCTATTAGATGCTGTTGTTTTATCTGGTGGGGAAGCAACTTCACACTCGTTAGTAGAATTTTGTAAAGAGATAAAAAAACTCGGATTTAAAATTAAACTAGATACTAATGGAACTAATTTTTTAGAAATAAAAAAACTTATAGAACTAGAGCTTTTAGATTATATAGCACTTGACTATAAAGCACCAAAAAATAAATTTACCAAAATCACTCATTCAAATAAATATGATGAATTTTCAAAAACACTAGACTTAATTATAGATGCTTCAATAAGTTTTGAAACTAGAACAACTCTGCATAATGACTTGTTAAATGAAAATGACATAAATAAAATTATAGATGATTTAGTACAAAGAAAGTATCTGGGAAAATATTATATTCAAAGATTTTTAGAGACTGATATAAATATAGGGAATCTTAGCGAAGCATCTATGGAATTTGATAAATCACTTCTATCAGATAAGATAAAAGTGATTTGGAGATAA
- a CDS encoding NAD(P)/FAD-dependent oxidoreductase: MKKNEYDLIVIGAGAAGMIASIRAARDKKSVLLLEKLPQIGAKLKATGGGRCNLTNTLANEDFMSRFGRDGRFMQDALKDFNHNDLIEFFKEIGVDTHAPDGFRVFPTSHSSVTIISALKEEMQKLNIEVLTSQRVEKILHNKKNIQGVKTSTHTFLAPNVIISTGGLGYPTLGAEGDGYSLASTLNHTTTELHPAMMPLKTKEDWVKNCRADTIAKVELRVDMKKHKKLRAKGDLIFTKTGIRGPVVLDFAREITPLLSKYKEVPILLNLTKGKNEEQINQHLKEEVLKRVDATVVQLISTLLPHALAQELCLLCDIDANSTLKVVVGKSKAKLINYLAWMPLTITGHDGFKMAMITRGGINLKEINPKTMQSKLINGLYFCGEVMNLDGPCGGYNLQWSFSSGYLTGKLL, from the coding sequence ATGAAAAAAAATGAGTATGACCTTATAGTTATCGGTGCTGGAGCGGCAGGAATGATAGCATCTATAAGAGCGGCTAGAGATAAAAAAAGTGTTCTATTACTAGAAAAGTTACCTCAAATTGGTGCAAAATTAAAAGCTACTGGCGGAGGTAGATGCAACCTTACAAATACTCTAGCAAATGAAGATTTTATGAGTCGTTTTGGTAGAGATGGACGCTTTATGCAAGATGCCTTAAAAGATTTTAACCACAATGATTTGATAGAATTTTTTAAAGAGATTGGTGTTGATACTCATGCTCCTGATGGATTTAGAGTTTTTCCAACTTCGCATAGTTCTGTTACAATTATTTCAGCTTTAAAAGAAGAGATGCAAAAACTAAATATTGAAGTTTTAACTTCACAAAGAGTTGAAAAAATTCTTCATAATAAAAAGAATATCCAAGGTGTAAAGACTTCAACTCATACTTTTTTAGCACCAAATGTCATCATATCTACTGGTGGTTTAGGATATCCAACTTTAGGGGCAGAGGGAGATGGCTATTCTTTAGCATCTACACTTAATCATACTACGACTGAACTTCATCCAGCTATGATGCCTTTAAAAACTAAAGAAGATTGGGTTAAAAACTGTCGTGCAGATACCATTGCAAAAGTTGAACTTCGAGTCGATATGAAAAAACATAAAAAACTACGAGCAAAAGGTGATTTGATTTTTACAAAAACTGGCATACGAGGTCCTGTTGTTTTAGACTTTGCAAGAGAGATTACACCTCTTCTTAGCAAGTATAAAGAAGTTCCTATACTGTTAAATCTAACAAAAGGTAAGAATGAAGAACAGATAAATCAACATTTAAAAGAAGAGGTCTTAAAACGAGTAGATGCAACAGTTGTCCAACTTATCTCTACCCTACTTCCACACGCTCTTGCACAAGAGTTATGTTTATTATGTGATATAGATGCAAATTCTACTCTAAAAGTAGTTGTTGGAAAATCAAAAGCAAAACTTATAAATTATTTGGCTTGGATGCCGTTGACAATTACAGGGCATGATGGTTTTAAGATGGCGATGATTACAAGAGGTGGTATAAATCTAAAAGAGATAAATCCTAAAACAATGCAAAGTAAACTTATAAATGGACTATATTTTTGTGGAGAGGTTATGAATTTAGATGGACCATGCGGAGGCTATAACCTCCAATGGTCATTTTCTAGCGGTTACCTTACAGGTAAACTACTTTGA
- a CDS encoding ribonucleoside triphosphate reductase — MVENILKRDGTHKEFLSFKIEDAIKKAFKSERTTYDSAIFFNVLERLKSKRIVAVEDIQDAIEKELYKGRYFDVMRSFILYRHMHKMQRDNLLDEDTTYINSTQTIEEYINGTDWRIKANSNTGYSNAGLVNNTAGKVIANYWLDKIYSKEEGHAHRDGDYHIHDLDCLTGYCAGWSLRVLLDEGFNGVRGRVESDSPRHFREALGQMANFLGILQSEWAGAQAFSSFDTYLAPYVFKDKLPFLEVKKAIRSFVYNLNVPARWGQSPFTNITIDWSVPDDLKDQIPTSKTLHLFKNLLDSELENEAKQRGCDSLGDMTYKYFQKEMNLINKAYYEVMTEGDKTGQPFTFPIPTVNITEDFDWYGENTDLLFENTAKIGSSYFQNFIGSQYKKDENGKLVENEEAYKPGHVRSMCCRLQLDLRELLKRGGGLFGSAEMTGSIGVVTLNMARLGFLYKGDKESLMIRIDQLMNHAKNTLEKKRVFIQEMYDRGLFPYTQRYLPGFNNHFSTIGVNGMNEMIRNFTSDAYDISSQKGIEFATDVLNHMRERMVEFQEASGNLYNLEATPAEGTTYRFAKEDKKRYGDSILQAGMDDNIYYTNSSQIPVDLTSDPFEALDLQDNLQTKYTGGTVLHLYMQEKVSSTEACRKLVKNVISNFRLPYITITPLFSVCPKHGYISGEHEYCPKCDDEIINKFNKEEEKVS; from the coding sequence ATGGTTGAAAATATATTAAAAAGAGATGGAACACATAAAGAATTTTTGTCTTTTAAAATTGAAGATGCGATTAAAAAAGCTTTTAAGAGTGAACGAACAACCTATGATAGTGCTATATTTTTTAATGTATTAGAAAGATTAAAATCCAAGCGTATTGTAGCGGTTGAAGACATTCAAGATGCTATTGAAAAAGAACTATATAAAGGTCGTTACTTTGATGTTATGCGTTCTTTTATACTTTACAGACATATGCATAAAATGCAAAGAGATAACCTTCTTGATGAAGATACAACCTACATAAACTCAACTCAAACCATTGAAGAGTATATAAATGGAACTGACTGGAGAATCAAAGCAAACTCAAACACAGGTTACTCAAATGCTGGACTTGTAAATAACACAGCAGGAAAAGTTATAGCAAACTATTGGTTAGATAAAATTTACTCAAAAGAAGAAGGACATGCTCATAGAGATGGTGACTACCATATTCATGATTTAGATTGTTTAACAGGATATTGTGCTGGATGGAGTTTAAGAGTTCTTTTAGATGAAGGCTTTAACGGGGTTAGAGGTAGAGTTGAAAGTGACTCACCTAGACATTTTCGTGAGGCATTAGGACAGATGGCAAACTTTTTGGGCATACTACAAAGCGAATGGGCAGGTGCTCAAGCATTTTCATCATTTGACACTTATTTAGCTCCTTATGTTTTTAAAGATAAACTTCCATTTTTAGAAGTTAAAAAAGCTATTCGTAGTTTTGTGTATAACTTAAATGTTCCTGCTAGATGGGGGCAATCTCCTTTCACAAACATAACTATCGACTGGAGTGTTCCTGATGATTTAAAAGACCAAATCCCGACATCAAAGACTCTGCATCTATTTAAAAATCTACTTGATAGTGAGCTTGAGAATGAAGCAAAACAAAGAGGTTGTGACTCTTTAGGAGATATGACATACAAATACTTTCAAAAAGAGATGAACCTAATAAACAAAGCTTACTATGAAGTTATGACAGAGGGGGACAAAACAGGTCAGCCTTTTACTTTTCCTATTCCTACGGTAAATATAACAGAGGATTTTGACTGGTATGGAGAAAACACAGACTTACTTTTTGAGAATACAGCAAAAATTGGTTCTTCTTACTTTCAAAACTTCATCGGGTCTCAATACAAAAAAGATGAAAATGGAAAATTAGTAGAGAATGAAGAAGCATATAAACCCGGGCATGTTAGAAGTATGTGTTGTCGTTTACAACTTGACTTAAGAGAGTTACTAAAGCGTGGTGGTGGGCTTTTTGGAAGTGCTGAGATGACGGGAAGTATAGGCGTAGTTACTCTAAATATGGCAAGACTTGGTTTTTTATATAAAGGTGATAAAGAATCTCTTATGATTAGAATAGACCAACTTATGAATCATGCTAAAAATACTTTAGAAAAAAAACGAGTTTTTATTCAAGAGATGTATGATAGAGGTTTATTTCCTTATACTCAAAGATATTTACCTGGATTTAACAACCATTTCTCAACTATTGGAGTAAATGGAATGAATGAAATGATAAGAAACTTTACCTCAGATGCTTACGATATTTCTTCACAAAAAGGTATAGAGTTTGCAACAGATGTTTTAAACCATATGAGAGAGAGAATGGTTGAGTTTCAAGAAGCATCTGGAAATCTTTACAACCTTGAAGCAACACCAGCCGAAGGAACAACTTATAGGTTTGCAAAAGAAGATAAGAAAAGATATGGTGACAGCATCCTTCAAGCAGGAATGGATGACAATATTTACTATACAAACTCATCGCAAATTCCTGTTGATTTAACTTCTGATCCATTTGAAGCACTAGACCTTCAGGATAATTTACAAACAAAATATACAGGAGGAACAGTCTTGCATCTATACATGCAAGAAAAGGTAAGCTCAACTGAGGCATGTAGAAAGTTAGTTAAAAATGTTATATCTAACTTTAGGCTTCCATATATAACGATAACACCTCTGTTTTCTGTATGTCCAAAACATGGTTATATTTCAGGAGAACATGAATATTGTCCAAAATGTGATGATGAAATCATAAATAAATTTAACAAAGAGGAAGAAAAAGTATCATGA
- a CDS encoding response regulator transcription factor, with protein sequence MINILMIEDDTEFAQILIQYLSQFNISITNYEDPFLALSAISLKTYDLVILDLTLPGMDGLEVCKELVEKHDIPIIISSARSDITDKVIALELGADDYLPKPYDPRELEVRIKTILRRFNKSLESTNKLNTEIFHLNKEKKEITKNTIPLELTFAEYQIFSLLCENKASIISRYDILESMEADSDGTGGSIAVLINRIRSKIEENPKKPHYLLTVRGMGYKLVE encoded by the coding sequence GTGATAAATATTTTAATGATTGAAGATGACACAGAATTTGCTCAAATACTAATTCAATATCTTAGTCAATTTAATATTTCTATCACAAACTATGAAGATCCTTTTTTAGCTCTTAGTGCTATTTCCTTAAAAACATACGACTTAGTTATTTTGGACTTAACACTACCTGGCATGGATGGTTTAGAGGTCTGTAAAGAGTTGGTTGAAAAACATGATATTCCTATCATCATATCAAGTGCAAGAAGTGATATTACCGATAAGGTTATTGCTTTAGAACTTGGTGCTGATGACTACCTACCAAAACCATACGACCCTAGAGAGTTAGAAGTACGCATAAAAACTATACTTAGACGCTTCAACAAAAGTTTAGAATCTACAAATAAACTAAATACAGAAATTTTTCATTTAAACAAAGAGAAAAAGGAGATTACTAAAAATACAATTCCTTTAGAGTTAACCTTTGCCGAATATCAAATTTTTTCTCTTCTTTGTGAAAATAAAGCCTCTATAATCTCAAGATATGATATTTTAGAGAGCATGGAAGCTGACTCTGATGGAACGGGAGGAAGTATAGCAGTTCTCATAAATAGAATTAGATCCAAAATAGAAGAAAATCCAAAAAAACCTCACTATCTTCTCACGGTCAGAGGAATGGGTTACAAGTTAGTAGAATGA
- a CDS encoding thiamine phosphate synthase, with protein MHKYLITSREFYTDTPAIFRNILHEQFKEHLPTYALYRDKSNPNYDKQASHFIEVCSQFENIKSFIHQNVELAKELNATGVHLTSSQFDKIKYAKELGLEVIISTHTHAEVFKAKQLGADAVTYSPIFTSPNKGKPKGVEDLKKLVNECDINIFALGGIVEQKQIEKIKNTKVYGFASIRYFY; from the coding sequence ATGCATAAATATCTTATAACTTCTAGAGAGTTTTATACAGATACTCCAGCAATATTTCGTAATATTTTACATGAACAATTTAAAGAACATCTACCTACATATGCTTTATATCGTGATAAGTCAAATCCAAATTATGATAAGCAAGCATCTCATTTTATAGAAGTTTGTTCGCAGTTTGAAAACATAAAAAGTTTTATACATCAAAATGTTGAGTTAGCTAAAGAGTTAAATGCTACAGGCGTTCATCTTACTTCTTCGCAGTTTGATAAAATAAAATATGCGAAAGAGTTAGGTTTAGAAGTCATTATTAGTACGCATACTCATGCGGAAGTTTTCAAGGCAAAACAATTAGGAGCAGATGCTGTTACATATAGTCCGATATTTACTTCTCCAAATAAAGGAAAGCCAAAGGGTGTAGAAGATTTAAAAAAATTAGTAAATGAATGCGATATAAATATCTTCGCTCTTGGTGGAATAGTTGAACAAAAACAAATAGAAAAAATCAAAAATACAAAAGTTTATGGTTTTGCATCTATTAGGTATTTTTATTAA
- a CDS encoding ArsS family sensor histidine kinase — MNKSSIFFSITITFIALFIFIVISFGILYKGSQKREEHFNKKRAFDIAHNIKNEMRREGIITKDLKKYLKLRDFKIVKNKYKILENNNKQIKWKKKRKNNQLSSFELNSKNYLYMKNHRTDILLLDNYKPDNFKTIIIFLFISILFAFSLLYYTTIRKLKPLKRLKENVKNIGDEDFDIRCSTTKKDEISQLANEFYKSAKKLKALKESRNVFIRNIMHELKTPIAKGQFLTQLPSTDENQNSMQKVFYRLESLINEFASIEELISTKEKIEKKEYLLSDIIDNASDLLMNDEENINQEFQETTLKVDFKLFSIAVKNLMDNGIKYSSNKQVTIKTENSSIVFENIGEQLTYPLDEYFKAFFKADNTSSNQSFGLGLYIVKHILDANELTLKYEYVNGVNRFII, encoded by the coding sequence ATGAATAAAAGTTCAATATTTTTCTCAATTACCATTACTTTTATCGCCCTTTTTATCTTTATTGTTATCAGCTTTGGTATTTTATATAAAGGAAGTCAAAAAAGAGAAGAACATTTTAATAAAAAAAGAGCTTTTGATATCGCACATAACATAAAAAATGAGATGCGAAGAGAAGGAATTATTACAAAAGATTTAAAAAAATATCTTAAACTTAGAGATTTTAAAATTGTAAAAAATAAATATAAAATCTTAGAAAATAATAACAAGCAGATAAAATGGAAGAAAAAGAGAAAAAATAATCAATTAAGCAGTTTTGAACTTAATTCTAAGAACTACCTTTATATGAAAAATCATAGAACTGATATTTTACTTTTAGATAATTATAAACCTGATAACTTCAAAACAATTATAATTTTTTTATTTATATCTATACTTTTTGCTTTTAGCCTTTTATATTATACCACTATACGAAAACTAAAACCATTAAAAAGATTAAAAGAAAATGTAAAAAACATAGGTGATGAAGATTTTGACATACGATGTTCAACTACAAAAAAAGATGAGATTTCACAACTAGCAAATGAATTTTATAAATCAGCAAAAAAATTAAAAGCTCTTAAAGAATCTAGAAATGTATTTATCCGTAATATTATGCATGAACTTAAAACACCCATTGCTAAAGGACAGTTTTTAACACAGCTTCCAAGCACAGATGAAAATCAAAATAGTATGCAAAAAGTTTTTTATAGACTAGAATCCTTGATAAATGAGTTTGCTTCAATAGAAGAACTTATATCTACAAAAGAAAAAATAGAAAAAAAAGAATATCTTTTATCTGACATTATTGACAATGCGAGTGACTTACTTATGAACGATGAAGAAAATATAAATCAAGAATTTCAAGAGACAACTCTAAAGGTTGATTTTAAACTCTTTAGCATCGCGGTTAAAAATCTGATGGATAATGGTATAAAATATTCTAGCAACAAGCAAGTAACTATAAAAACAGAAAACTCTTCCATAGTTTTTGAAAATATAGGAGAGCAACTAACTTATCCTTTAGATGAGTATTTTAAAGCATTTTTCAAAGCAGATAACACCAGTTCAAACCAAAGCTTTGGACTAGGTCTATATATAGTAAAACATATCTTAGATGCCAATGAACTCACTCTTAAGTATGAATATGTAAATGGTGTAAATAGATTTATTATTTAA
- the nrdD gene encoding anaerobic ribonucleoside-triphosphate reductase, whose product MSKNEILVNLKEKRQKCIVYTRVMGYHRPVESFNIGKTGEHRQRKQFTEC is encoded by the coding sequence ATGAGTAAAAATGAAATATTAGTAAATTTAAAAGAGAAAAGACAAAAGTGCATAGTTTATACAAGAGTAATGGGTTATCATAGACCTGTAGAGAGTTTTAACATAGGAAAAACAGGTGAACATAGGCAAAGAAAACAATTTACTGAGTGCTAA
- a CDS encoding YggS family pyridoxal phosphate-dependent enzyme: protein MNNEEYKIYIDKVIRRVEAARLKVSDYHIVKIVAISKYSKSKDIQKLYQIGQRAFGENKVQDLKLKIKDLDELPLEWHFVGNLQKNKINNLIDMEPTLFHALDSLELANELQKKLLAKDKTLDALLQINSAKEESKYGVMPEDAKNIYEKIFESCPNINLKGVMSIGAHSDDKEVIKKSFDTTYEIYKSLNGATVCSMGMSGDFELAIECGSNLVRLGTVMFDK, encoded by the coding sequence ATGAATAATGAAGAATACAAAATATATATAGATAAAGTTATAAGACGCGTTGAGGCGGCTAGACTTAAAGTTAGTGATTATCATATCGTTAAAATAGTAGCTATTAGCAAATACTCTAAATCCAAAGATATCCAAAAACTATATCAAATCGGGCAAAGAGCTTTTGGAGAAAATAAAGTTCAAGATTTAAAATTAAAGATTAAAGATTTAGATGAGTTACCATTAGAATGGCATTTTGTTGGCAATCTGCAAAAAAATAAAATTAATAATTTAATAGATATGGAACCTACTCTTTTTCATGCTCTTGACTCTTTAGAACTTGCAAATGAACTTCAAAAAAAACTTCTTGCAAAAGACAAAACTCTAGATGCCCTACTTCAAATTAATTCTGCAAAAGAAGAGTCTAAATACGGGGTTATGCCAGAAGATGCAAAAAATATTTATGAGAAAATTTTTGAAAGTTGTCCAAACATAAACTTAAAAGGTGTAATGAGTATAGGTGCTCATAGTGATGATAAAGAAGTTATTAAAAAAAGTTTTGATACAACTTACGAGATTTACAAGTCATTAAATGGAGCAACAGTCTGTTCTATGGGTATGAGTGGAGACTTTGAGTTAGCGATAGAATGTGGGTCTAACTTAGTTAGACTTGGCACAGTTATGTTTGATAAATAA
- a CDS encoding tRNA-uridine aminocarboxypropyltransferase: MKTSSGTRAKCYKCYRPQSSCMCRYIKSFKTKTKFVILMHPKEFKKVKNGTGHFTHLSLKNSELFIGVDFTNHRRVNEIIKDYDSYILYPSKETINISHESIKAKNNIAIFIIDSTWSCSVKMFRDSKNLKLLKHISFDSTKLSQFKIKEQPADYCLSTIESTLSVLELLTKWNIESTKQEDLCAFLNPFHKMVEYQQKMANDFVKKSLRYRVNKSISKI; encoded by the coding sequence TTGAAAACATCTTCTGGCACAAGAGCGAAATGTTACAAGTGTTATAGACCACAAAGCTCTTGTATGTGTAGGTATATAAAAAGTTTCAAGACAAAAACAAAGTTTGTTATTCTTATGCATCCCAAAGAGTTCAAAAAAGTTAAAAATGGTACAGGACATTTTACACATCTATCTTTAAAAAATTCAGAATTATTTATTGGAGTTGATTTTACTAATCATAGACGCGTAAATGAAATTATTAAGGATTATGATAGTTATATCCTTTATCCTTCAAAAGAAACCATAAACATATCACATGAAAGTATTAAAGCTAAAAATAATATAGCAATTTTTATTATTGATTCCACTTGGTCTTGTTCTGTAAAAATGTTTCGAGATTCTAAAAATTTAAAACTATTAAAACATATAAGTTTTGATAGTACAAAACTATCGCAGTTTAAAATAAAGGAACAGCCTGCAGACTACTGCCTTTCAACTATTGAGTCTACTTTGAGTGTTTTAGAACTGCTAACAAAATGGAATATAGAAAGTACAAAACAAGAGGATTTATGTGCTTTTTTAAACCCCTTTCATAAAATGGTCGAGTATCAGCAAAAAATGGCGAATGATTTTGTAAAAAAGTCACTAAGATATAGGGTAAATAAATCAATATCTAAAATATAA